Within the Maridesulfovibrio zosterae DSM 11974 genome, the region AAGCTGTATGCGCAGGAAAGCTTTTTCAGGGTGGCCCGGTTCCTTATGTTATTATCAGCGATTCAATGGATGCCTTTTTACTTGATGCTATTTCCGGCAAGACCCTTGCTCATGGCATCAGAGCAATTCCCCGTTATGACGAGCTAATTAAGATTACTGCTAATTACGTTCGCGAACCATTGCCTGCTGAAAAACGTACGAAAATAGAGCGTATTTTTTACACCTATACAGGTTTTTTACAAGGAACATGCTGTAGTGAATCATGTTCACTGCCTCCAAAAAAATAAAAATTTCCGATAATATGGAAAAAGGGCTGAAACGGATATCTGTTTCAGCCCTTTTTTCTTTTTAAATGGCGAGTTCTTTTATATTTAAATATTAGCCCAGCATGTTTTGAGATGTGCTTTACTCATTTTGGGGGTGACTAGTGCAACGCCGATAGCCAGTGCAAGTGATACCGGAAGTGCGACAACATTAGGATCAACCCATTGTAGCAGCCAGATCCATGATCCTTTGGCTGCGCTTGATACAAGTGTATCCTGTCCAGTGAGCAGTTTGCAAAGCCCTATTGAACTGGACTCTTTGGCATGAACGAAGAGCAGCCAGAACATTGAAGCACTG harbors:
- a CDS encoding type I restriction enzyme HsdR N-terminal domain-containing protein; this translates as MHEVSMGGTLRDYLSGEEIDETTYEEFRQALAKMLVEEFGYPKESLKTKIDLCFEIDGDEMCRTIDLVVYNDELPLMLVMFCAGDVGSYEREAVCAGKLFQGGPVPYVIISDSMDAFLLDAISGKTLAHGIRAIPRYDELIKITANYVREPLPAEKRTKIERIFYTYTGFLQGTCCSESCSLPPKK